The Streptomyces sp. NBC_01142 genomic interval GTTGCGCCGCATCTGCCAGGAGCGGCGCCGGATCTCCGGGTCGCCCATGTAGAAGTCGTACGTGACGAGCTTCTCGGCCTCCGGATCGCGCCGCCACAGTCCCTTCGGCCCACGGTAGTCGGGGATGCCGGAGTCCGTGGAGATGCCGGCGCCGCTGAGGATCGCGACGAGAGTCATGCCGCGAGCCTACGCAGCGGCTCACGCGGCGGCGAGCCGATTTCGCCCGGCGCCGCGGTCCGCCGGCCGACCTCAGCGGGAGCTCTGGGCAGCCTTGGTGAACGGTGTGGGCGCCTTGCCCGTCCAGCGGTGCAGCACCGCCTTGCCGGTCTCCTTGGTGCCGGTGCCGTCCTTGATCTTTCCTGCCTCGCCGAGGTAGAAGCGGCCGTCGTCGAGGGAGACCAGTCCGTACTGGCCGCCCGACCGCCAGCCGTACGTCCCCGACGGCGTGTGGTGCAGCCCCTTGCGCAGCAGCGACAGCAGCCGTCCGCGCTCGGGCCGCTGCTGGCCGCGGATGGCACCGGTCACGGGGCGCTTCTTGCCGTCGACGACGAAGAGGGAGTAGTTGGGGAAGCCGGACTTCTTCCCCTTGTACACGGCCATCAGCCAGTTGCCGCTGTGCCCGTCGTACTCCAGGTTCTGCACCCCGTACGTGGTGTTGCCGGTGTAGACGAAGTACTTGCCGTCGGGGGCGCCGGGTCCGTAGCGGTGGGGGTCCTTCTCGGTCAACGGGCGCTCGTACTTCTTCCAGTTCCGTACGTCGTACTGGAGCAGGACCTGGTGGTCGTTGTCCTTGCGGGTGGTGTGGGAGTACAGGCCGTACGCGACGGTCAGCTTCTGCTGTCCCGGGCTGCTGCCGAACTCCGGCCCGAACGCGACGCCGTCGATGCCGCTGCACCCGTAACGGTGGTCGGGGGTCTTGGCCGTGTCGCCGTCGAAGACACCGTCACCGTTCATGTCGGCCGTGTAGTCCCGCACGACCTCCTTGAGATGAACGGTCGACACGACGCCGGAGGACTGGGCGTCCATGTTCATCCGGGTGATGCGGTCACCGTTGAAGATGGAGATGTAGTACGCCTTGGTGGTGGCGTACTCGAGGGAGCCGTAGACGCGTCCGTCGGCCGCGTTGAAGTCCACGTCGCCGAGATGACCGGTGAAGCCGGTGACCGAGCCGAGCGGCTTCCCGCGCAGATCGGTCTTTACCAGCATATTGGTGAACGAGTAGTACACATGGCCCTTGCGGCGGTCCAGAGCCAGGCCCTGCAGATGGCCGGACTTCCAGGCCCCGCCGTTGAGGAAGGCGGGCAGCGCACGATTCACGACGATGGGCAGTCCGCGGTGCACGGGGGCGGCCAGTTCGCGCGCCGGTGTCTCGGTGGGCTGGGCCGCGGGGGCGGCTCCGCCGATCGCCACAACGGCCAAGGCGACGACGGTCGTCAGCAGGCCGCGCATGTGCGTGTACATGATCCCTCCGGGTGTCCTGGGGATCGGGATGCTTCCCGGCGGGCGTGCACGGCCCGGGGCCGCCCGGCCAACGAAATATGAACGTGCGCAGGCGGCATGCCAGTTACGGGAGGATCAGCGCGACGAGAGCCGGGCGGGCAAGCCGGGCGGACGTGCCGCGCTGACGGGCAGACGGCTCGGTGGGCAGCTCAGGCGGGCGGCAGCCCGTTCTCCAGCTCCACCGTCCCGCTCCCCGTCTCCAGGGCGTCGAGCGCTGCCAGGACCCGATGCCCCAGGGCGCCGATGAGGTGCTCGAGGATCCCCTCGCGGGACACCAGCCGCCAGGAGACCAGCTCCTCCTCCTGCAGCCGGATCGCCTTGAACTGCGCCTCGGCCAGCACTCCGCCGTCGTACACATACGCGGCAATGGGCGGACGCTCCTCACCCGGCACCCAGTCGATCGCGAGCAGTGGGCCCAGTTCCACGTCCAGACCGATCTCCTCGAGGGTCTCCCGGCGGGCGGCCTGCCGCGGGGTCTCGTTCCGGTCCGACTCGACCGTCCCGCCGGGGAGGGCCCAGCCCTTGCGGTAGTTGGGCTCGACGAGCAGCACGCGCCCCTCGTCGTCACGGAAGAGCGCGGCGGCGCCGGCCAGGATGCGGGGGAGAGAGGCGATGTATGCGGCGTAGTCAGAAGTGGTCACGCGCGGCAGCGTAGTTGGTGGCAGAAGTCGCTCCGCATGGCCGGCACCGACACGACGCCGGGCGCGCAGGTGAACGGGAGGCGAGCAGCGGCAGAACCGCCGAGGTGCCCGGCGCGCCCGCCAACCGGGCCCGGGTGCCCGGCGATTCGGGCCGTCGCGAGCACTGGCATCGAAATCACTCTATATAGGGCAATTTCGGGCAATAGGATGGAGTCGGCGACCTGCCTTGGCGGCGGGTTGCGGTCGCTGCACGTTGCTCAGGCGGTGACTCTCGGTCAGCGCGTGCAGTCTCGGTGGCGGGGGCAGAAAGATCGGTTTGGTGCTCATGGTGCCACGTGACTGCACCACTATGGTGCGGAATGTCAGGACAACATGGGGTGGCATGCCCTCTGATCGTGCGGATAGGGTCGGGGCGGCGCGACTGCCTGTTCGAAAGCAAGGGATAGCAAGGTGACGGACGGAGCAGTGATTCAGCCCACGCGTGTGCTCGTCGCGGCTGACAAGTTCAAGGGCTCGCTCACGGCCGTGCAAGTCGCGGAGCGGGTGACGGCCGGTCTCCAGCGGGTGGTACCGGGTCTGGCGGTCGAGACTCTGCCCGTCGCGGACGGCGGTGACGGCACGGTCGCCGCCGCGGTGGCGGCCGGGTTCGAGCGCCGTGAAGTGCAGGTGACCGGCCCGCTCGGTGATTCGCTGACGGCGGCGTACGCGCTGCGGGACGGCACCGCGGTGGTGGAGATGGCGGAGGCCTCGGGCCTCCAGCACCTCCCGGCGGGCGTGTTCGCGCCGCTCACCTCGACGACGTACGGCTCCGGTGAACTGCTGCGTGCCGCGCTCGACGCGGGAGCGCGGACGATCGTCTTCGGCGTCGGCGGCAGCGCGACGACGGACGGAGGCGCCGGGATGCTGGAGGCGCTCGGGGCGCGCTTCCTGGACGCGGCGGGCGAGCGCGTCGGACCGGGCGGCGGCGGGCTGCGCGACCTGGCGTCGGCGGACCTGTCCGGTCTCGATCCGCGCTTCAAGGACGTGGACCTGGTCCTGGCCAGCGATGTGGACAACCCGCTGACGGGACCGAAGGGCGCGTCGGCGGTGTACGGCCCCCAGAAAGGCGCGACCCCCGAGGACGTCGCCACGCTGGACGCGGCCCTCGCGCACTACGCCTCGGTCCTGGAGACGGCCATCGGCCCCAAGGCCGCCGAGCACGCCCTCTCGCCCGGCGCCGGCGCGGCGGGCGGCATCGGCTACGGCGCCCTGGTCGGCCTCGGCGCGAGCTTCCGGGCCGGCATCGAGGTCATGCTCGACGTGCTCGGCTTCGCCCCGGCGCTGGAACGGGCGACCCTGGTGATCACGGGCGAGGGTTCTCTGGACGAGCAGACCCTGCACGGCAAGGCCCCGGCGGGCGTCGCGGCGGCGGCCCGAGCCCAGAACATCGAGGTCGTCGCGGTCTGCGGCCGCCTCGCGCTGGCTCCCGAGGCGCTGGGCCGTGCGGGCATCCGCCGCGCGTACGCCCTGACGGAACTGGAGCCGGACCCGGCCCGCTGCATGGCGGAGGCGGGGCCGCTGCTGGAACGGGTGGCGGAGAACATCGCGAGGGACTTCCTGCGCTGAGGGTGCCGGGGGGCGGGGCACTTCCCCCACCCCGCCCCTTCCCGAAACTGGGGGGAGCCCCCAGGCCCCCACTACGTGGGGGAAGGTGGACGTGGGGGCTGACGCCCCCACACCCCCGGGGGACGCCGGCTTCGCGGCGCGAGACGTCCGGGCACCCCCATGAGCACCGTCCACGCGACGCGAGGGGTACACCCCCCATGAGCACCGTCCACGCGACGCGAGAGGCACAAACCCCCACGAGCACCGTCCGCGCGACGCGACGCGAGAGGCACAAACCCCCACGAGCATCGACCGCGCGACGCGACGCGAGAGGCACAAACCCCCACGAGCATCGACCGCAGCGAGAGGCTTACGGCGACACCCCCACGGGCGCAGACTTCGCAGGGTGCGGCGCGTGCGGGCTTGGCCCCCGGTCACGGACGGGGGGACGCGCAGGGGTGGAGCCGGGACGTAAAGCGTGATTTGTGGCGCACGGGAAACGGCACCCTCACGGGGTCACCTTCAGCGCGCCGTAAATCGTGCAGTCCCGGCGCAACCCCGGAGCGGACCCCAAACCCGCACCCCCCAGGACCGGGCGCCCCAAAGACCCCACCCGAGCACCCCCAGGACCGGCCACCCCAAGGCACCCGCCCGAGCACGCCAGGACCCGCACCCCAGGACCGCGCACCCCAAGACCCCGCACCCCAGGACCGGACCCCCCGGAACCCCGCACCCCCCAGGGACCGAGCCGCCCCCTCACCCCGGGGTCAAGCGGAACGCGTCCAGCGCCAAGGTCATTTCGATCAGGTCGCGCGGGCGCGACAGCGACCTCGACGTCAGTTGTTCCAGGCGGCGCAGGCGGTTGAAGACCGTGTTCCGGTGGCAGTACAGCCGCGTTGCCGCCCGCCCCGCCGAACCCCCGCACTCCAGCCACGCGTCCAGCGTCTCCAGCAGCACCGCCCGGTCCGCCGGGTCCAGCTCCAGCAGCGGGCCGAAGACGTCCGCGATCAGACGGGCCGCCAGTTCCGGCTGGCTCACCACCAGCGCCGTCGGCAGCCGCTCGTCCAGCCGCACGATCCGGTGCGCATCCGGACCGCACGTCCGTAACGCCGTCTCAGCCAGCCGCCGCGCCAGACCCAGGTCCCCGAGGCCCAGCACCACCGGGCTGATCCCGCCCGGACCCGGGCAGCGCCGGTGCAGCACCTCCGCGAGTTCCGCCAGCCCGGCCCCCGCCCCCAGCGCGACGACCGCGATCTCGTAGTCCGTACGCATCCGCCAGAAGAAGCGCAGGCCCTTCGACTCCGCGATCCGGTGGAACGGCTCACGCCCCGCCGCGCGCTCCACCCGGACCACCACCACCGCGTACCGCCCCTGCTCCGGCAGGTCCAGACCCGCCGCCGCGCTGGCCGCGAGACCGGGCGTGGTCCTGCCCTCCAGAAGTGCGTCCAGCAGCGCCTGCACCCGCTCGTCGCTGCGCCGCTGCATCTGCTGCTCCGTGCTGCGGTACGCGTCCGCGACCGTCGATGCCTGACGGTCCACCCCCGCCCATATACGGGACGCCGTGTGCACCAGCACCGGCAGCGCCTCAGGGTCCTTCTCCGTCACGATCTCCAGCAGCTCGTCCCAGACGAGATATCCC includes:
- a CDS encoding CdaR family transcriptional regulator; the encoded protein is MDGRRARTEREWSVLVSASQVLLERVPRLTDLLIEELRAHSPQFDLAVPRDEHWQQINEAMRYGIEALAAPRTAPRRDLAYAERLGRQRAEQGLALDLVLYAYRHAGYLVWDELLEIVTEKDPEALPVLVHTASRIWAGVDRQASTVADAYRSTEQQMQRRSDERVQALLDALLEGRTTPGLAASAAAGLDLPEQGRYAVVVVRVERAAGREPFHRIAESKGLRFFWRMRTDYEIAVVALGAGAGLAELAEVLHRRCPGPGGISPVVLGLGDLGLARRLAETALRTCGPDAHRIVRLDERLPTALVVSQPELAARLIADVFGPLLELDPADRAVLLETLDAWLECGGSAGRAATRLYCHRNTVFNRLRRLEQLTSRSLSRPRDLIEMTLALDAFRLTPG
- a CDS encoding NUDIX hydrolase → MTTSDYAAYIASLPRILAGAAALFRDDEGRVLLVEPNYRKGWALPGGTVESDRNETPRQAARRETLEEIGLDVELGPLLAIDWVPGEERPPIAAYVYDGGVLAEAQFKAIRLQEEELVSWRLVSREGILEHLIGALGHRVLAALDALETGSGTVELENGLPPA
- a CDS encoding glycerate kinase — its product is MTDGAVIQPTRVLVAADKFKGSLTAVQVAERVTAGLQRVVPGLAVETLPVADGGDGTVAAAVAAGFERREVQVTGPLGDSLTAAYALRDGTAVVEMAEASGLQHLPAGVFAPLTSTTYGSGELLRAALDAGARTIVFGVGGSATTDGGAGMLEALGARFLDAAGERVGPGGGGLRDLASADLSGLDPRFKDVDLVLASDVDNPLTGPKGASAVYGPQKGATPEDVATLDAALAHYASVLETAIGPKAAEHALSPGAGAAGGIGYGALVGLGASFRAGIEVMLDVLGFAPALERATLVITGEGSLDEQTLHGKAPAGVAAAARAQNIEVVAVCGRLALAPEALGRAGIRRAYALTELEPDPARCMAEAGPLLERVAENIARDFLR